One window from the genome of Cuculus canorus isolate bCucCan1 chromosome 12, bCucCan1.pri, whole genome shotgun sequence encodes:
- the MAN2A2 gene encoding alpha-mannosidase 2x isoform X1, which produces MKLKKQVTVCGAAIFCVAVFSLYLMLDRVQHDPTRHQSGGNFPRSQISVLQNRIEQLEQLLEENHEIISHIKDSVLELTAHAEGQPARPHHTPNASWVLPPESRPSFLSVSPQDCQFALGGKGQSPDLQMLAVYSLLPFDNQDGGVWKQGFDITYEPNEWDAEPLQVFVVPHSHNDPGWIKTFDKYYYDQTQHILNSMVLKMQEDPRRRFIWSEISFFSKWWDNISAQKRAAVRRLVGNGQLEMVTGGWVMPDEANSHYFAMIDQLIEGHQWLEKNIGVTPRSGWAVDPFGYSSTMPYLLKRANLTGMLIQRVHYAIKKHFAATQNLEFMWRQTWDTDASTDIFCHMMPFYSYDVPHTCGPDPKICCQFDFKRLPGGRINCPWKVPPRPITDANVAERAQLLLDQYRKKSKLYRSKVLLVPLGDDFRYDKPQEWDAQFLNYQRIFDFLNSQPNLHVQAQFGTLSDYFDALYKKMGIVPGMKPPGFPVLSGDFFSYADREDHYWTGYYTSRPFYKSLDRVLEAHLRGAEILYSLALAHARRAGADGRYPLSDYALLSNARRNLGLFQHHDAIAGTAKEAVAVDYGVRLLQSLTNLKRVIINAAHYLVLGDKDTYRHDPAVPFLGTDDTRPSQDSLPERTVVKLGTSPRFLVVFNPLEQERLNVVPILVDSPHVRVLSEEGQPLPAQLSLHWSSATDMVPDVYQVSVLARLPALGLRVLQLHKSFDGQAALKSSVRLYLHGRDLPVRKQEAISVHVFPTTTDDFCLENQHLRACFSGGSGLLQSIRRAGEEQEQRVSSEFVVYGTRTSKDKSGAYLFLPDGESKPYTPKEPTVVRVTEGPLFSEVTSYYQHVQTTVRLYNVPGVEGLSLDVSCMVDIRDHINKELALRFSTDIESDDTFFTDLNGFQIQPRRYQQKLPLQANFYPMPTMAYIQDKQSRLTLHTAQALGVSSLGSGQLEVILDRRLMQDDNRGLGQGLKDNKRTCNRFRLLLERRATANKSSGFFSKLASVFKALGFPGSRTGSPEVQDSRPVSFPSLLSHITSMYLNAEVLVMPVAQEKLAPPVLRSFMPLSTTLPCDFHILNLRTLQAESDSLPSAEAALILHRKGFDCSLEAKNMGFNCTTNQGKLTLGRLFQGLELGSLQPTSLTLMYPLGTASNTTNIRLDPMEIATFRIRLG; this is translated from the exons ATGAAGCTGAAGAAGCAGGTGACAGTGTGTGGAGCTGCCATCTTCTGTGTGGCTGTCTTCTCCCTCTACTTGATGCTGGACCGGGTTCAGCACGACCCCACACGCCATCAGAGTGGGGGCAACTTCCCCAGG AGTCAGATCTCAGTGCTGCAGAACCGCAttgagcagctggagcagctgctggaggagaaccACGAGATCATCAGCCACATCAAGGACTCGGTGCTGGAGCTGACGGCACACGCGGAGGGGCAGCCGGCACGGCCCCACCACACACCCAATGCCTCCTGGGTGCTGCCTCCTGAGAGTCGCCCGAGCTTCCTCTCCGTGTCCCCGCAGGACTGCCAGTTTGCCCTGGGGGGCAAGGGCCAGAGCCCGGACCTGCAG ATGCTGGCCGTGTATTCCCTGCTGCCCTTCGACAACCAGGACGGTGGTGTGTGGAAGCAGGGCTTTGATATCACCTATGAGCCCAATGAATGGGATGCTGAGCCCCTGCAGGTGTTTGTGGTGCCGCACTCCCACAACGACCCTG GGTGGATCAAGACCTTCGACAAGTACTACTATGACCAGACGCAGCACATCCTCAACAGCATGGTGCTGAAGATGCAGGAGGACCCACGTCGACGCTTCATCTGGTCCGAGATCTCCTTCTTTTCCAAGTGGTGGGACAACATCAGTGCCCAGAAGCGGGCTGCGGTGCGGAG GCTGGTTGGCAACGGGCAACTGGAGATGGTGACGGGAGGCTGGGTGATGCCCGACGAGGCAAATTCCCACTACTTTGCCATGATCGACCAGCTCATTGAGGGGCACCAGTGGCTGGAGAAGAACATTG GTGTGACGCCCCGGTCAGGCTGGGCTGTGGACCCCTTTGGATACAGTTCCACCATGCCCTACCTGCTGAAGCGTGCCAACCTGACGGGCATGCTCATTCAGCGTGTGCACTACGCCATCAAGAAGCACTTTGCGGCCACCCAGAACCTGGAGTTTATGTGGAGACAGACGTGGG ACACAGATGCCAGCACCGACATCTTCTGCCACATGATGCCCTTCTACAGCTACGACGTGCCCCATACCTGCGGGCCAGATCCCAAGATCTGCTGCCAGTTCGACTTCAAGCGCCTGCCTGGTGGCCGGATCAACTGCCCATGGAAGGTGCCTCCCCGACCCATCACCGATGCCAATGTGGCGGAGCG AGCCCAATTGCTGCTGGACCAGTACCGCAAGAAGTCCAAGCTGTACCGCAGCAAGGTGCTGCTGGTGCCCCTGGGAGACGATTTCCGCTACGACAAGCCGCAGGAGTGGGATGCCCAGTTCCTCAACTACCAGCGCATCTTCGACTTCCTCAACTCCCAGCCCAACCTCCATGTCCAG GCGCAGTTTGGGACGCTTTCTGACTACTTTGACGCTCTGTACAAGAAGATGGGCATCGTGCCGGGAATGAAGCCGCCTGGGTTCCCGGTGCTGAGTGGGGATTTCTTCTCCTACGCGGACCGGGAGGATCACTACTGGACAGGCTACTACACCTCCCGGCCTTTCTACAAGAGCCTGGACCGGGTGCTGGAGGCCCACCTCCG GGGGGCAGAGATCCTGTACAGCCTGGCACTCGCCCATGCCCGCCGCGCTGGTGCCGATGGCAGGTACCCGCTGTCCGATTATGCCCTGCTGAGCAACGCCCGCCGTAACCTGGGCCTCTTCCAGCACCACGATGCCATCGCCGGTACTGCCAAGGAGGCCGTGGCAGTTGACTATGGAGTCCG GCtgctccagtccctcaccaACCTCAAGCGTGTCATCATCAATGCTGCACATTACCTTGTGCTGGGGGACAAGGACACCTACCGCCACGACCCCGCTGTACCCTTTCTCGGCACG GATGACACACGCCCCAGCCAGGACTCACTCCCAGAGAGAACGGTTGTCAAACTGGGCACCTCACCCCG GTTCCTGGTGGTTTTCAACCCCCTGGAGCAGGAGCGCCTGAACGTGGTACCGATTCTGGTGGACTCCCCGCATGTGCGTGTGCTCTCTGAAGAGGGACAGCCCCTGCCTGCCCAGCTTAGCCTCCACTGGAGCTCCGCCACTGACATGGTGCCTGACGTCTACCAG GTGTCCGTGCTCGCCCGGCTGCCTGCACTGGGGCTGCgagtgctgcagctgcacaagTCCTTCGACGGCCAAGCCGCGCTGAAGTCCTCCGTGCGCCTGTACCTGCATGGCCGGGACTTGCCTGTGCGCAAGCAAGAGGCTATATCTGTGCACGTCTTCCCGACCACCACCGATGACTTCTGCCTGGAGAACCAGCACCTGCGGGCCTGTTTCTCGGGAGGCTCAGGACTGCTGCAG AGCATCCGCCGAGCaggggaggagcaggagcagagggtgAGCAGTGAGTTTGTCGTCTATGGCACCAGGACCTCCAAAGACAAAAGTGGAGCTTATCTCTTTCTGCCTGATGGCGAGTCCAAG CCCTACACCCCCAAGGAACCCACAGTAGTGCGAGTGACAGAGGGACCCCTCTTCTCAGAGGTCACCAGCTACTACCAGCATGTCCAGACCACGGTGCGGCTTTACAACGTGCCAG GGGTGGAGGGCCTCTCCCTGGATGTGTCTTGCATGGTGGACATCCGTGACCACATCAACAAGGAGCTGGCCCTGCGCTTCAGCACTGACATTGAGAGCGATGACACCTTCTTCACGGACCTCAATGGTTTCCAG ATCCAGCCCCGCCGGTACCAGCAGAAGCTGCCGCTGCAGGCCAACTTTTACCCTATGCCCACCATGGCCTACATCCAGGACAAGCAGAGCCGCCTGACGCTGCACACAGCCCAGGCCCTGGGCGTCTCCAGCCTTGGCAGTG GCCAGCTGGAGGTGATCCTGGACCGGCGCCTCATGCAGGATGACAACCGGGGCCTGGGCCAAGGGCTGAAGGACAATAAGCGGACCTGCAACCGGTTCCGGCTCCTCCTGGAGCGCCGCGCCACTGCCAACAAG AGCTCCGGCTTCTTTTCCAAACTGGCTTCCGTGTTTAAAGCCTTGGGCTTCCCTGGCAGCAGGACTGGCAGCCCAGAG GTACAGGACAGCCGCCCGGTGAGCTTCCCCTCCCTGCTAAGCCACATTACCTCCATGTACCTCAACGCTGAGGTCCTGGTCATGCCCGTGGCCCAGGAGAAGCTGGCCCCACCAGTCCTGCGCTCCTTCATGCCCCTTTCCACCACCTTGCCCTGTGACTTTCACATCCTTAACCTGCGGACGCTGCAGGCAGAG AGTGACTCGCTACCCTCAGCCGAGGCAGCCCTGATCCTGCACCGCAAAGGCTTTGACTGCAGCCTGGAGGCCAAGAACATGGGGTTTAACTGCACCACCAACCAGGGCAAG CTGACCTTGGGCAGACTCTTCCAGGGGCTGGAGCTAGGCTCCCTGCAGCCCACCTCGCTGACGTTGATGTACCCATTGGGCACAGCCTCCAACACCACCAACATCCGCCTGGACCCCATGGAAATCGCCACTTTCCGCATCCGCCTGGGGTAG
- the MAN2A2 gene encoding alpha-mannosidase 2x isoform X2 produces MKLKKQVTVCGAAIFCVAVFSLYLMLDRVQHDPTRHQSGGNFPRSQISVLQNRIEQLEQLLEENHEIISHIKDSVLELTAHAEGQPARPHHTPNASWVLPPESRPSFLSVSPQDCQFALGGKGQSPDLQMLAVYSLLPFDNQDGGVWKQGFDITYEPNEWDAEPLQVFVVPHSHNDPGWIKTFDKYYYDQTQHILNSMVLKMQEDPRRRFIWSEISFFSKWWDNISAQKRAAVRRLVGNGQLEMVTGGWVMPDEANSHYFAMIDQLIEGHQWLEKNIGVTPRSGWAVDPFGYSSTMPYLLKRANLTGMLIQRVHYAIKKHFAATQNLEFMWRQTWDTDASTDIFCHMMPFYSYDVPHTCGPDPKICCQFDFKRLPGGRINCPWKVPPRPITDANVAERAQLLLDQYRKKSKLYRSKVLLVPLGDDFRYDKPQEWDAQFLNYQRIFDFLNSQPNLHVQAQFGTLSDYFDALYKKMGIVPGMKPPGFPVLSGDFFSYADREDHYWTGYYTSRPFYKSLDRVLEAHLRGAEILYSLALAHARRAGADGRYPLSDYALLSNARRNLGLFQHHDAIAGTAKEAVAVDYGVRLLQSLTNLKRVIINAAHYLVLGDKDTYRHDPAVPFLGTDDTRPSQDSLPERTVVKLGTSPRFLVVFNPLEQERLNVVPILVDSPHVRVLSEEGQPLPAQLSLHWSSATDMVPDVYQVSVLARLPALGLRVLQLHKSFDGQAALKSSVRLYLHGRDLPVRKQEAISVHVFPTTTDDFCLENQHLRACFSGGSGLLQSIRRAGEEQEQRVSSEFVVYGTRTSKDKSGAYLFLPDGESKPYTPKEPTVVRVTEGPLFSEVTSYYQHVQTTVRLYNVPGVEGLSLDVSCMVDIRDHINKELALRFSTDIESDDTFFTDLNGFQIQPRRYQQKLPLQANFYPMPTMAYIQDKQSRLTLHTAQALGVSSLGSGQLEVILDRRLMQDDNRGLGQGLKDNKRTCNRFRLLLERRATANKVQDSRPVSFPSLLSHITSMYLNAEVLVMPVAQEKLAPPVLRSFMPLSTTLPCDFHILNLRTLQAESDSLPSAEAALILHRKGFDCSLEAKNMGFNCTTNQGKLTLGRLFQGLELGSLQPTSLTLMYPLGTASNTTNIRLDPMEIATFRIRLG; encoded by the exons ATGAAGCTGAAGAAGCAGGTGACAGTGTGTGGAGCTGCCATCTTCTGTGTGGCTGTCTTCTCCCTCTACTTGATGCTGGACCGGGTTCAGCACGACCCCACACGCCATCAGAGTGGGGGCAACTTCCCCAGG AGTCAGATCTCAGTGCTGCAGAACCGCAttgagcagctggagcagctgctggaggagaaccACGAGATCATCAGCCACATCAAGGACTCGGTGCTGGAGCTGACGGCACACGCGGAGGGGCAGCCGGCACGGCCCCACCACACACCCAATGCCTCCTGGGTGCTGCCTCCTGAGAGTCGCCCGAGCTTCCTCTCCGTGTCCCCGCAGGACTGCCAGTTTGCCCTGGGGGGCAAGGGCCAGAGCCCGGACCTGCAG ATGCTGGCCGTGTATTCCCTGCTGCCCTTCGACAACCAGGACGGTGGTGTGTGGAAGCAGGGCTTTGATATCACCTATGAGCCCAATGAATGGGATGCTGAGCCCCTGCAGGTGTTTGTGGTGCCGCACTCCCACAACGACCCTG GGTGGATCAAGACCTTCGACAAGTACTACTATGACCAGACGCAGCACATCCTCAACAGCATGGTGCTGAAGATGCAGGAGGACCCACGTCGACGCTTCATCTGGTCCGAGATCTCCTTCTTTTCCAAGTGGTGGGACAACATCAGTGCCCAGAAGCGGGCTGCGGTGCGGAG GCTGGTTGGCAACGGGCAACTGGAGATGGTGACGGGAGGCTGGGTGATGCCCGACGAGGCAAATTCCCACTACTTTGCCATGATCGACCAGCTCATTGAGGGGCACCAGTGGCTGGAGAAGAACATTG GTGTGACGCCCCGGTCAGGCTGGGCTGTGGACCCCTTTGGATACAGTTCCACCATGCCCTACCTGCTGAAGCGTGCCAACCTGACGGGCATGCTCATTCAGCGTGTGCACTACGCCATCAAGAAGCACTTTGCGGCCACCCAGAACCTGGAGTTTATGTGGAGACAGACGTGGG ACACAGATGCCAGCACCGACATCTTCTGCCACATGATGCCCTTCTACAGCTACGACGTGCCCCATACCTGCGGGCCAGATCCCAAGATCTGCTGCCAGTTCGACTTCAAGCGCCTGCCTGGTGGCCGGATCAACTGCCCATGGAAGGTGCCTCCCCGACCCATCACCGATGCCAATGTGGCGGAGCG AGCCCAATTGCTGCTGGACCAGTACCGCAAGAAGTCCAAGCTGTACCGCAGCAAGGTGCTGCTGGTGCCCCTGGGAGACGATTTCCGCTACGACAAGCCGCAGGAGTGGGATGCCCAGTTCCTCAACTACCAGCGCATCTTCGACTTCCTCAACTCCCAGCCCAACCTCCATGTCCAG GCGCAGTTTGGGACGCTTTCTGACTACTTTGACGCTCTGTACAAGAAGATGGGCATCGTGCCGGGAATGAAGCCGCCTGGGTTCCCGGTGCTGAGTGGGGATTTCTTCTCCTACGCGGACCGGGAGGATCACTACTGGACAGGCTACTACACCTCCCGGCCTTTCTACAAGAGCCTGGACCGGGTGCTGGAGGCCCACCTCCG GGGGGCAGAGATCCTGTACAGCCTGGCACTCGCCCATGCCCGCCGCGCTGGTGCCGATGGCAGGTACCCGCTGTCCGATTATGCCCTGCTGAGCAACGCCCGCCGTAACCTGGGCCTCTTCCAGCACCACGATGCCATCGCCGGTACTGCCAAGGAGGCCGTGGCAGTTGACTATGGAGTCCG GCtgctccagtccctcaccaACCTCAAGCGTGTCATCATCAATGCTGCACATTACCTTGTGCTGGGGGACAAGGACACCTACCGCCACGACCCCGCTGTACCCTTTCTCGGCACG GATGACACACGCCCCAGCCAGGACTCACTCCCAGAGAGAACGGTTGTCAAACTGGGCACCTCACCCCG GTTCCTGGTGGTTTTCAACCCCCTGGAGCAGGAGCGCCTGAACGTGGTACCGATTCTGGTGGACTCCCCGCATGTGCGTGTGCTCTCTGAAGAGGGACAGCCCCTGCCTGCCCAGCTTAGCCTCCACTGGAGCTCCGCCACTGACATGGTGCCTGACGTCTACCAG GTGTCCGTGCTCGCCCGGCTGCCTGCACTGGGGCTGCgagtgctgcagctgcacaagTCCTTCGACGGCCAAGCCGCGCTGAAGTCCTCCGTGCGCCTGTACCTGCATGGCCGGGACTTGCCTGTGCGCAAGCAAGAGGCTATATCTGTGCACGTCTTCCCGACCACCACCGATGACTTCTGCCTGGAGAACCAGCACCTGCGGGCCTGTTTCTCGGGAGGCTCAGGACTGCTGCAG AGCATCCGCCGAGCaggggaggagcaggagcagagggtgAGCAGTGAGTTTGTCGTCTATGGCACCAGGACCTCCAAAGACAAAAGTGGAGCTTATCTCTTTCTGCCTGATGGCGAGTCCAAG CCCTACACCCCCAAGGAACCCACAGTAGTGCGAGTGACAGAGGGACCCCTCTTCTCAGAGGTCACCAGCTACTACCAGCATGTCCAGACCACGGTGCGGCTTTACAACGTGCCAG GGGTGGAGGGCCTCTCCCTGGATGTGTCTTGCATGGTGGACATCCGTGACCACATCAACAAGGAGCTGGCCCTGCGCTTCAGCACTGACATTGAGAGCGATGACACCTTCTTCACGGACCTCAATGGTTTCCAG ATCCAGCCCCGCCGGTACCAGCAGAAGCTGCCGCTGCAGGCCAACTTTTACCCTATGCCCACCATGGCCTACATCCAGGACAAGCAGAGCCGCCTGACGCTGCACACAGCCCAGGCCCTGGGCGTCTCCAGCCTTGGCAGTG GCCAGCTGGAGGTGATCCTGGACCGGCGCCTCATGCAGGATGACAACCGGGGCCTGGGCCAAGGGCTGAAGGACAATAAGCGGACCTGCAACCGGTTCCGGCTCCTCCTGGAGCGCCGCGCCACTGCCAACAAG GTACAGGACAGCCGCCCGGTGAGCTTCCCCTCCCTGCTAAGCCACATTACCTCCATGTACCTCAACGCTGAGGTCCTGGTCATGCCCGTGGCCCAGGAGAAGCTGGCCCCACCAGTCCTGCGCTCCTTCATGCCCCTTTCCACCACCTTGCCCTGTGACTTTCACATCCTTAACCTGCGGACGCTGCAGGCAGAG AGTGACTCGCTACCCTCAGCCGAGGCAGCCCTGATCCTGCACCGCAAAGGCTTTGACTGCAGCCTGGAGGCCAAGAACATGGGGTTTAACTGCACCACCAACCAGGGCAAG CTGACCTTGGGCAGACTCTTCCAGGGGCTGGAGCTAGGCTCCCTGCAGCCCACCTCGCTGACGTTGATGTACCCATTGGGCACAGCCTCCAACACCACCAACATCCGCCTGGACCCCATGGAAATCGCCACTTTCCGCATCCGCCTGGGGTAG
- the LOC128853370 gene encoding protein shisa-like-1a, which translates to MPGGLLLRLLLITVLCPGLLGTVSVRNLHLCEGYTGPDGRYHSGFYCPRLSDPDGHRFCCRPSPHALKSCCSKLALEALTGLNASSLADPGVLRHPLALPFAALYGLLILLLMAIDLIHFCRTRRCHISHILPCACHLPCGSQPSISRVC; encoded by the exons ATGCCGGGTGGGCTCCTGCTCCGGCTGCTCCTCATCACGGTTCTATGCCCTGGCCTCCTCGGGACAG TCTCAGTGCGGAATCTGCACCTCTGTGAGGGCTACACGGGCCCCGACGGCCGCTACCACTCTGGCTTCTACTGCCCACGGCTGAGTGACCCGGACGGCCACCGCTTCTGCTGCCGCCCCAGCCCACATGCCCTCAAGTCCTGCTGCTCCAAGTTGGCCCTAGAGGCCCTCACTGGGCTGAATGCCTCCAGTCTGGCTGACCCTGGTGTCCTCCG GCACCCGCTGGCTCTGCCCTTCGCGGCACTTTACGggctcctcatcctcctcctcatggCCATTGACCTCATCCACTTCTGCCGGACCCGGCGGTGCCACATCAGCCACATCCTGCCCTGTGCCTGCCACCTGCCCTGCGGCTCCCAGCCATCCATCAGCCGCGTGTGCTGA